A DNA window from Ralstonia solanacearum K60 contains the following coding sequences:
- a CDS encoding DJ-1/PfpI family protein produces MDSLIPSGLARSETRLTKRRALLAGACAIVAGLAAWFALQVHQDPGGVPAPQVEAGPPATRPEIPANPGHARPLVAVVGHNANTELTDFVVPYGVLKRADVADVVAVGTRAGPIQLFPAFRVEPDTTVAAFDARFPDGADYVVVPAVHEDDDPHLLTWVRQQWAKGATVIGVCDGVWVLARAGLLTGRRATSHWYARDALVRQFPQTQWVSDRRYVVDDRVVTTTGVTASVPVTLALIETIGGTDRARAVADAVGASGWSTAHASAGFRLSPRHLSTAAGNMLALWRHENLGVALHPGGDDVALALVADAHARTYLTSVLATADTSNGVRMASGLVFIPDRVGTAAQALAPLSGLAPSRPALDMLDAALAEIGQRHGADTAALVALQLEYPMRRAARP; encoded by the coding sequence ATGGACTCTCTCATCCCATCAGGGCTTGCCCGTTCAGAAACTCGGCTGACCAAGCGGCGCGCGCTGCTTGCCGGCGCCTGCGCGATTGTCGCCGGCCTGGCCGCATGGTTCGCGCTGCAGGTACACCAGGACCCCGGCGGCGTGCCCGCGCCGCAGGTCGAGGCCGGGCCGCCGGCAACGCGGCCGGAGATTCCCGCCAACCCCGGCCACGCGCGGCCGCTCGTGGCCGTGGTCGGGCACAACGCCAACACCGAGCTGACCGACTTCGTGGTTCCCTATGGTGTGCTCAAGCGCGCCGATGTGGCCGACGTGGTCGCCGTAGGCACACGGGCCGGGCCCATCCAACTGTTTCCCGCGTTTCGCGTCGAGCCGGATACCACCGTTGCCGCCTTCGACGCGCGCTTTCCCGACGGCGCGGACTACGTGGTCGTGCCCGCCGTGCACGAAGACGACGATCCGCATCTGCTGACCTGGGTGCGGCAGCAGTGGGCCAAGGGCGCAACGGTGATCGGCGTGTGCGACGGGGTCTGGGTGCTCGCGCGTGCCGGCTTGCTGACCGGGCGGCGCGCGACCTCCCACTGGTATGCGCGCGATGCGCTGGTCCGACAGTTTCCGCAGACGCAATGGGTGTCCGACCGACGCTACGTGGTCGATGATCGCGTGGTCACGACGACGGGTGTCACCGCCTCGGTACCGGTCACGCTGGCCTTGATCGAGACAATCGGCGGGACCGACCGCGCCCGGGCGGTTGCCGATGCGGTCGGTGCGTCCGGCTGGTCGACCGCGCACGCCAGCGCAGGCTTCAGGCTAAGCCCGCGGCACCTGTCCACGGCGGCCGGCAACATGCTGGCGCTGTGGCGACACGAAAACCTGGGGGTGGCCCTGCATCCCGGCGGGGATGACGTCGCCCTGGCGCTGGTCGCCGACGCGCATGCCCGCACCTACCTCACGAGCGTGCTGGCAACCGCCGATACGTCGAACGGCGTGCGCATGGCAAGCGGCCTCGTCTTTATCCCGGACCGTGTCGGGACTGCTGCCCAGGCGCTGGCGCCGCTTTCCGGCCTGGCGCCATCACGCCCCGCGCTGGACATGCTGGACGCGGCGCTGGCGGAGATCGGGCAGCGCCATGGCGCCGATACCGCTGCGCTGGTGGCGCTTCAACTCGAATATCCGATGCGCCGCGCGGCGCGCCCGTAA
- a CDS encoding GlxA family transcriptional regulator: MPRTSSGTKPVSGPRPPGPRVRVVALLAYPAVQMLDVAGPADVFAMANAFNVEPAYRVVPVSSQGGLVRASNGIALDTEAAASLAPAAIDTLIVAGGEREGLLATGADVSLAQWARAACASARRFGSVCTGAFVLAHWGLLDAHRATTHWASAHQLAQYFTRVAVEPEALYVQDGKAWTSGGVTAGIDMCLSMVEQDLGRWVAARVAKQLILTVRRMGNQSQYSLALEAQSGQYAELVDWLRGRLHERIGVERMAEAAGEAPRSFHRRFLRETGMTPRAFLEMLRLQAARAQLEAGESVKRTARDTGFSSEAHLAKAFRRRFDLTPSQYQAHCGD; the protein is encoded by the coding sequence ATGCCGCGCACATCTTCCGGCACCAAGCCCGTGTCGGGCCCGCGCCCACCCGGCCCTCGTGTTCGTGTCGTCGCACTGCTGGCTTACCCGGCGGTGCAGATGCTGGACGTGGCCGGCCCGGCCGATGTGTTCGCCATGGCCAATGCCTTCAACGTCGAACCGGCCTACCGCGTGGTGCCGGTTTCGTCGCAGGGCGGGCTGGTGCGTGCATCCAATGGCATCGCGCTCGATACCGAAGCGGCAGCCTCGCTGGCGCCCGCGGCGATCGACACCCTGATCGTCGCCGGTGGCGAGCGTGAGGGTTTGCTGGCGACGGGTGCCGATGTTTCTTTGGCGCAATGGGCACGCGCGGCGTGCGCCTCGGCGCGGCGCTTTGGCTCGGTCTGCACCGGGGCGTTCGTGCTGGCGCACTGGGGGCTGCTCGACGCGCATCGCGCCACCACGCACTGGGCGTCGGCACACCAGTTGGCACAGTACTTCACGCGCGTCGCGGTCGAGCCTGAAGCACTGTATGTGCAGGACGGCAAGGCGTGGACATCGGGCGGTGTCACCGCCGGCATCGACATGTGCCTGTCGATGGTCGAGCAGGACCTTGGCCGCTGGGTTGCCGCGCGGGTGGCCAAACAGTTGATCCTCACCGTCAGGCGGATGGGGAACCAGTCGCAATACTCGCTGGCGCTGGAGGCCCAATCGGGACAGTACGCGGAACTGGTCGACTGGCTGCGGGGGCGGCTCCATGAGCGCATCGGCGTGGAGCGCATGGCCGAAGCGGCCGGCGAGGCGCCTCGCAGCTTCCATCGTCGCTTCCTCCGGGAAACGGGCATGACACCGCGCGCGTTCCTGGAGATGTTGCGGCTGCAAGCGGCCCGCGCTCAACTGGAGGCCGGCGAATCCGTCAAACGCACGGCGCGCGATACGGGTTTCAGTTCGGAGGCCCACCTGGCCAAGGCGTTCAGGCGCCGTTTCGACCTGACGCCATCGCAATATCAAGCGCACTGCGGGGATTGA
- a CDS encoding MarR family winged helix-turn-helix transcriptional regulator, with product MFDHCLYFNTSALARKLDRVWAEAFAPFDLTPPQGFMLRAIVERPGMLQSTLSHAMSVSRPTATRALDGLEAKGLIERRRTEADGRETAIFPTPEAVGIGAALNEASGAVTARLKRLLGSTEFAETVANIRNVRSTLA from the coding sequence ATGTTCGATCACTGCCTCTACTTCAACACCTCGGCGCTGGCCCGCAAACTGGACCGGGTCTGGGCAGAGGCGTTCGCGCCCTTCGACCTGACGCCTCCGCAGGGCTTCATGCTGCGTGCGATCGTCGAGCGGCCGGGCATGCTGCAGAGCACGCTGTCGCACGCGATGTCGGTCTCGCGCCCCACCGCTACCCGCGCATTGGATGGCCTTGAAGCGAAGGGCCTGATCGAGCGGCGCCGGACGGAAGCCGACGGCCGGGAGACCGCCATCTTCCCAACCCCGGAAGCCGTCGGCATCGGGGCGGCGTTGAACGAAGCGAGCGGAGCGGTCACGGCCCGGCTCAAGCGGTTGCTGGGCAGCACGGAATTCGCCGAGACCGTCGCGAACATCCGCAATGTACGCTCGACCCTGGCCTGA
- a CDS encoding helix-turn-helix domain-containing protein: MRISSRYRDVFKRARQTPEYWTERALLDLSRQFIYAMKQAGLSQKALAEQLGKKPSFLSRVLGAKANVTVSTAVEIAHAMDMHLELKLVRNAAADRNVMSITSHMERVSKDGVKITSHRLTLVKSANESLTAGPNTSTFPLAA; the protein is encoded by the coding sequence ATGAGGATCAGTAGCCGCTACAGGGATGTATTCAAGCGTGCACGGCAGACTCCTGAATATTGGACCGAGCGGGCATTGCTCGATTTGTCCCGCCAATTCATCTATGCCATGAAGCAGGCCGGGCTGAGTCAAAAAGCGCTTGCTGAGCAGTTGGGCAAGAAACCTTCCTTTTTGAGTCGGGTGTTGGGCGCCAAAGCCAATGTGACAGTGTCGACGGCCGTCGAAATCGCGCATGCAATGGATATGCATCTCGAACTGAAGCTTGTGCGTAACGCGGCTGCCGACCGGAACGTGATGAGCATCACTTCGCACATGGAACGCGTTTCGAAGGACGGCGTCAAGATCACCAGTCATAGGCTGACGCTGGTCAAGAGTGCAAACGAGTCGCTTACTGCGGGTCCGAACACGTCCACATTTCCTCTGGCAGCATGA
- a CDS encoding signal peptidase yields the protein MKTIIHKKAFFLAAAAGALIAGSGNALAAGGTGIVAGPYPAAPGASINLVGQNVTGGCVRFYVNGQQDVPARTGKKLGQFKGGQQFTASVFQGACGGTALKTVRFTVPGKYTTEYWTVQ from the coding sequence ATGAAAACCATCATCCATAAAAAAGCCTTTTTCCTTGCAGCAGCAGCGGGCGCCCTGATTGCGGGATCCGGCAATGCCTTGGCGGCAGGCGGTACGGGTATCGTGGCCGGCCCTTACCCGGCCGCCCCGGGCGCATCCATCAATCTGGTCGGGCAGAACGTCACGGGAGGCTGCGTTCGGTTCTACGTCAACGGCCAGCAGGACGTCCCGGCTCGCACCGGGAAAAAACTGGGGCAGTTCAAGGGAGGTCAGCAATTTACGGCCTCCGTTTTCCAGGGTGCCTGTGGCGGCACCGCGCTCAAGACGGTGCGGTTCACCGTACCCGGCAAGTACACCACCGAGTATTGGACGGTTCAGTAA
- a CDS encoding SDR family NAD(P)-dependent oxidoreductase encodes MWGLLAVTQAFAPVLGRNGGGAVVNVLSMLSWMALPTSGAYSASKSVAWALTNGLRHELRGQGTRVVGVHPAFIDTDMTAGIDAPKSSPEHVVNEVLRALAEDREEVLVDEMGRGVKRSLSSDVPAYLAARV; translated from the coding sequence GTGTGGGGGCTGCTCGCCGTCACGCAGGCGTTTGCGCCCGTGCTCGGACGCAACGGCGGCGGTGCCGTGGTGAACGTGCTGTCGATGCTGAGCTGGATGGCGCTGCCGACCAGCGGCGCCTACAGCGCGTCCAAGTCGGTCGCCTGGGCGCTGACCAACGGCCTGCGGCACGAACTGCGCGGCCAGGGCACGCGGGTGGTCGGCGTGCATCCGGCCTTCATCGATACCGACATGACGGCCGGCATCGACGCGCCCAAGTCATCGCCCGAGCATGTAGTGAACGAAGTGCTGCGCGCGCTGGCGGAGGATCGGGAGGAGGTGCTGGTGGATGAGATGGGGCGAGGCGTCAAGCGCTCGCTGTCGAGCGATGTGCCGGCTTATCTGGCGGCGCGGGTTTGA
- a CDS encoding LacI family DNA-binding transcriptional regulator — translation MKRGAGAVTVDDVAEHAGVSIKTVSRVLNHEPNISEKTRQKVVEAMQRLDYRPNPAARRLASKRADIIALVYDNPSDNYIVNIQHGALEACQALDYSLLLSPCNYRDPHLAEQMIQSVRQRVLAGLLLTPPVSDVPALIRALDEAGVDYVRLAPADREPKGLSVHTEDRAAARDMTLHLIGLGHRRIGFVVCDPDHGAAYSRVFGYRDAMAQAGIEVDERLVEQGQHSFESGMACAERLLSREPRPTAIFAGNDDMAAGVLRVAQARGIKVPQELSIAGYDDTPLSRQLWPSLTTVRQPIQDMAYAAVEQLIAIHRPHLPGLRPHSEHESLQYELVIRESTCPPPR, via the coding sequence ATGAAGAGGGGCGCCGGAGCCGTTACCGTCGATGATGTTGCCGAGCACGCGGGCGTGTCGATCAAGACCGTCTCGCGTGTGCTGAACCACGAGCCGAACATCAGCGAGAAGACGCGGCAGAAGGTGGTCGAGGCGATGCAGCGGCTCGACTATCGCCCCAACCCCGCCGCGCGGCGGCTGGCCAGCAAGCGCGCCGACATCATCGCGCTGGTCTACGACAACCCCTCCGATAACTACATCGTCAACATCCAGCACGGTGCGCTCGAGGCCTGCCAAGCGCTCGACTACAGCCTGCTGCTGAGCCCCTGCAACTACCGCGATCCGCACCTGGCCGAGCAGATGATCCAGAGCGTGCGCCAGCGCGTGCTGGCCGGGCTGCTGCTGACGCCGCCGGTGTCGGACGTGCCGGCGCTGATCCGCGCGCTGGACGAGGCCGGTGTGGACTACGTCCGCCTCGCGCCGGCCGATCGCGAACCCAAGGGGTTGTCCGTCCATACGGAAGACCGCGCCGCCGCGCGCGACATGACGCTGCACCTGATCGGCCTGGGCCATCGCCGTATCGGCTTCGTGGTGTGCGATCCGGACCATGGCGCTGCCTATTCGCGCGTGTTCGGCTACCGCGATGCGATGGCGCAGGCCGGCATCGAAGTCGACGAGCGGCTGGTGGAGCAGGGCCAGCATTCGTTCGAATCGGGCATGGCGTGCGCGGAGCGGCTGCTGTCGCGCGAGCCGCGCCCGACCGCCATCTTTGCCGGCAACGACGACATGGCCGCCGGTGTGCTGCGCGTGGCGCAGGCGCGCGGCATCAAGGTGCCGCAGGAGCTGTCGATCGCCGGCTACGACGACACGCCGCTGTCGCGCCAGCTGTGGCCGAGCCTGACCACCGTGCGCCAGCCCATCCAGGACATGGCCTATGCGGCGGTCGAACAGCTGATCGCCATCCACCGCCCGCACCTGCCGGGCCTGCGGCCGCATTCGGAGCACGAGAGCCTGCAGTACGAACTCGTGATCCGCGAATCCACCTGTCCGCCGCCGCGCTGA
- a CDS encoding tautomerase family protein has translation MPILNVKVSARRSPEMARKIAATLLELTSRILGKDPNVTAIAIDYVAPEDRIVGGRTLAEQGRHSVYFDIKVRDETNTKAEKARYIAEAFEAFSRLLGNLHEERASDIYRQDVRAASYGYGGKTPEYRFQHT, from the coding sequence ATGCCGATCCTCAACGTCAAGGTCAGCGCCCGGCGGTCGCCGGAGATGGCCCGGAAGATTGCCGCCACGCTGCTGGAACTCACCTCCCGCATCCTCGGCAAGGACCCGAACGTCACAGCCATCGCCATCGACTACGTGGCCCCCGAGGACCGGATCGTCGGCGGACGAACGCTGGCCGAGCAAGGCCGGCACAGCGTCTATTTCGACATCAAGGTGAGGGACGAGACCAACACCAAGGCGGAGAAGGCGCGGTACATCGCCGAGGCGTTCGAGGCGTTCTCCAGGCTGCTCGGCAACCTGCACGAAGAGCGCGCTAGCGATATCTACAGACAGGACGTGCGGGCCGCGTCCTACGGCTACGGCGGCAAGACCCCGGAGTACCGCTTTCAGCACACCTGA
- a CDS encoding PepSY-associated TM helix domain-containing protein: MKSATLRLYQTLHTWVGLMAGWALFIAFFAGAITVFHDELRAWQDPRHGHPAAAVPADGAAIDRFVSALVRAHPGAAAYVRVNLPTRHAPDFTAYWQEQGTWHATTGAKLAAGRTAPADIAFEPTHGELANFINDLHYALGFSDIGIYFMGAVSVLYGLALVSGVLLHLPRLKKDLLAVRHGRNLKRFWMDVHNVLGLFSLPFHLIFAMTAPLLCLGMVLATLFNTLAFDGKLLDAMPRITTAADTVAAAGRPAPLLPATQLLAAARAAAGPGFTPTSIRFQHIGDAHAVAEWRGSSARALGDYGWLAVRAAAGQADSGRLLGNQTADARDANHAVLSVVYGLHFATYGDVALRLAYFVMGVAGAFVFYSGNLLWIESRRKQRKPAQPRVHRRLAQATVGICIGCCAGVMAMFPATLLWPERAVTLTYYPVFLGALAWALLRPPARGAVELLCAAAGFAVLAPITNAVVTGDHLLRTVAGGQWNIAGFDLGALALACGFIALARATWRRARHGTPDSVWALPPQTTRPSCQPGPDTVGQA; the protein is encoded by the coding sequence ATGAAGTCCGCAACCTTGCGCCTGTATCAGACCCTGCATACCTGGGTGGGCCTGATGGCGGGCTGGGCGCTGTTCATCGCGTTCTTCGCCGGCGCCATCACCGTGTTCCACGACGAGCTGCGCGCATGGCAGGACCCTCGGCACGGCCATCCCGCCGCCGCGGTGCCGGCCGACGGTGCGGCCATCGACCGCTTCGTCTCGGCGCTGGTGCGGGCGCATCCGGGCGCGGCGGCCTACGTCCGTGTGAACCTGCCGACCCGGCACGCGCCGGACTTCACGGCGTACTGGCAAGAACAGGGCACGTGGCACGCCACCACGGGCGCCAAGCTTGCCGCCGGCCGCACGGCGCCCGCCGACATCGCCTTCGAACCCACCCACGGCGAACTGGCGAACTTCATCAACGACCTGCATTACGCGCTCGGCTTTTCCGACATCGGCATCTACTTCATGGGGGCGGTGTCGGTGCTGTACGGACTGGCGCTGGTATCCGGCGTGCTGCTGCACCTGCCGCGCCTGAAGAAAGACCTGCTGGCCGTCCGCCACGGCCGCAACCTCAAGCGCTTCTGGATGGACGTGCACAACGTGCTCGGCCTGTTCAGCCTGCCGTTCCACCTGATCTTTGCCATGACCGCGCCGCTGCTGTGCCTGGGCATGGTGCTGGCCACGCTCTTCAACACGCTGGCATTCGACGGCAAGCTGCTCGATGCGATGCCGCGCATCACGACCGCCGCCGACACAGTGGCCGCGGCGGGGCGGCCGGCCCCGCTGTTGCCCGCCACGCAGTTGCTGGCCGCCGCCCGCGCCGCCGCCGGGCCCGGCTTCACCCCCACGTCGATCCGCTTCCAGCACATCGGCGATGCCCACGCCGTGGCGGAGTGGCGCGGCAGCAGCGCACGCGCGCTGGGCGACTATGGCTGGCTGGCGGTCCGCGCCGCCGCCGGCCAGGCGGACAGCGGCCGGCTGCTCGGCAACCAGACCGCGGATGCACGCGACGCCAACCACGCTGTCCTCAGCGTGGTCTACGGCCTGCACTTCGCGACCTACGGCGATGTCGCGCTGCGGCTGGCCTACTTCGTGATGGGCGTGGCCGGTGCCTTCGTGTTCTATTCGGGCAACCTGCTGTGGATCGAATCGCGCCGCAAGCAGCGCAAACCCGCGCAACCGCGCGTGCACAGGCGGCTGGCACAGGCCACCGTGGGCATCTGCATCGGCTGCTGCGCGGGCGTGATGGCGATGTTTCCGGCCACCCTCCTGTGGCCCGAGCGTGCGGTCACGCTGACGTACTACCCGGTGTTCCTGGGCGCGCTCGCCTGGGCACTGCTGCGGCCGCCCGCACGCGGTGCGGTGGAGCTGCTCTGCGCCGCCGCCGGCTTCGCCGTGCTGGCACCCATCACGAACGCCGTCGTCACCGGCGACCACTTGCTGCGCACCGTCGCGGGCGGCCAATGGAACATTGCCGGGTTCGACCTCGGCGCATTGGCACTGGCCTGCGGCTTCATCGCCCTGGCCAGGGCCACATGGCGCCGTGCGCGGCATGGCACGCCCGACTCGGTGTGGGCATTGCCGCCGCAAACAACACGACCGTCCTGCCAGCCAGGACCGGATACGGTCGGGCAGGCCTGA
- a CDS encoding AraC family transcriptional regulator, with the protein MKAPADYREADRRVPRGAPFYFRYGRLAAETDIELHTHPWGQLSRISLGLLEMTVESRRLTAPAEYLIWVPANQPHAASIRQATDYISVYVAEPFAQRLPATSCLIPQPPLVRALFEDFAARRVTAKTDDWDMRQFELMIELLARAGHADSYLPDSHDRQLEPILHAIRLDPADPTPLQAWAERVHSTERTLARRFQSELGMSFVQWRNRVRLLRALVWLKEDRPVQDIALALGYGTPSAFIAMFRKQIGFSPERYRRQMRGETVER; encoded by the coding sequence GTGAAAGCGCCAGCCGACTACCGCGAAGCCGACCGCCGGGTCCCCAGGGGCGCCCCTTTCTACTTCCGCTACGGCCGCCTGGCCGCCGAGACCGACATCGAGCTCCACACGCATCCGTGGGGCCAGCTCAGCCGGATCAGCCTGGGCCTGCTCGAAATGACGGTGGAGTCGCGCCGGCTGACCGCACCCGCCGAGTACCTGATCTGGGTACCGGCCAACCAGCCGCATGCCGCGTCGATCCGGCAGGCAACGGACTACATCTCGGTCTACGTGGCCGAGCCGTTCGCCCAGCGCCTGCCGGCCACCTCCTGCCTGATTCCTCAGCCCCCGCTGGTGCGCGCGCTGTTCGAAGACTTCGCCGCCCGTCGCGTCACCGCCAAGACCGACGACTGGGACATGCGCCAGTTCGAGCTGATGATCGAACTGCTGGCCCGCGCCGGCCACGCCGACAGCTACCTGCCCGACAGCCACGACCGCCAGCTCGAGCCGATCCTGCACGCCATCCGCCTGGACCCGGCCGATCCGACGCCGCTGCAGGCATGGGCCGAGCGCGTGCACAGCACCGAACGCACGCTCGCGCGCCGCTTCCAGAGCGAACTCGGCATGAGCTTCGTGCAATGGCGCAACCGCGTGCGCCTGCTGCGCGCGCTGGTGTGGCTCAAGGAAGACCGCCCGGTCCAGGACATCGCGCTCGCCTTGGGCTACGGCACACCGTCGGCCTTCATCGCGATGTTCCGCAAGCAGATCGGGTTTTCGCCGGAACGGTATCGGCGGCAGATGCGGGGGGAGACGGTGGAGCGCTGA
- a CDS encoding DMT family transporter, producing the protein MPVLYPLLAVLVWAANTIISKAAAGVVDPAAISFYRWLIAAVVLTPFWARPLWRQRREVLPWLPRLSVLALLGLVMYQCLSYYAAHSTSATNMGVICALIPMLSLIINSVVFRQPVGAPAVAGVAVSLLGVLYLLGRGHPASLLDGGVNHGDVLVLIGSAAYALYNILYRRWAPPFGQWMNLYLQALLAVVMLLPLALTAQSLAVPRQGIGMVLFAGIGASIVAMYWWMLGLARLGSERTVVMMNLLPVFTAVMASAMLGETVHGYHWIGGGLILLGVSLVQGIVTLPMGRNRLRTQ; encoded by the coding sequence GTGCCTGTGCTTTACCCCTTGCTGGCAGTGCTGGTGTGGGCCGCCAACACCATCATCTCCAAGGCGGCCGCGGGTGTGGTCGACCCTGCGGCGATTTCGTTCTACCGCTGGCTGATCGCGGCCGTCGTGCTGACGCCGTTCTGGGCGCGGCCGCTGTGGCGCCAGCGCCGGGAGGTGCTGCCGTGGCTGCCGCGCCTGTCGGTGCTGGCGCTGCTGGGCCTGGTGATGTACCAATGCCTGTCGTACTACGCGGCGCACAGCACCAGCGCGACCAACATGGGCGTGATCTGCGCGCTGATCCCGATGCTGAGCCTCATCATCAACAGCGTGGTGTTCCGCCAGCCGGTCGGGGCGCCGGCGGTGGCGGGCGTGGCGGTGTCGCTGCTGGGCGTGCTGTATCTGCTGGGGCGGGGGCATCCGGCCAGCCTGCTCGACGGGGGCGTCAATCATGGCGACGTGCTGGTCCTGATCGGCTCGGCCGCCTATGCGCTGTACAACATCCTCTATCGCCGCTGGGCGCCGCCGTTCGGGCAGTGGATGAACCTGTACCTGCAGGCGTTGCTGGCGGTCGTCATGCTGCTGCCCCTGGCGCTGACCGCGCAAAGCCTGGCGGTTCCGCGCCAGGGCATCGGCATGGTGCTGTTCGCGGGCATCGGGGCGTCGATCGTTGCGATGTACTGGTGGATGCTGGGCCTGGCGCGCCTGGGCAGCGAGCGCACGGTGGTGATGATGAACCTGCTGCCGGTTTTCACCGCCGTGATGGCCAGTGCGATGCTGGGCGAGACCGTCCACGGCTACCACTGGATCGGCGGCGGACTGATCCTGCTGGGCGTGAGCCTGGTGCAGGGCATCGTGACCCTGCCGATGGGGCGCAATCGTCTGCGGACTCAGTGA